The Plasmodium brasilianum strain Bolivian I chromosome 14, whole genome shotgun sequence genome contains a region encoding:
- a CDS encoding serine/threonine protein kinase RIO1, protein MLKRKKKETDYSYGKFENYGYSKKISNEVKVSLKEGEKLSSKFRNRGLTRDKRATVNSVLDNRTLLILKKLKDNLLNEIYGVVSSGKEAYVFNSLKILNNEELHYVEEILLTYMEKRYNRRGDSAPSGRGDEWEEREEIEELEETDENEEIEKVEENEEMEEMEEMEEMEEMEEMEENEEMEEMEEMEEMEEMEENEEIEKVEENEEMEDMEEMEKREEYELYEGSEQCDYSALPNGNESPGSCEAEGYVNLGQENYSPRRQISHSHSEKREDMKMEDVVMLRESEETFDIIDILGKISKMKYKNDNYISTIFKEKKKKKKQVVISFATKVYNTSILIFKKRSQYMEGEFRFRNAYTKNRNPRKMVKQWSEKEFRNLRRILIHGLRCPYPLVLKSNVIVMSMLGTLDRACPKMKDLNLSVIKWKELYVECICILRLLFCNCKLVHADFSEYNLLYFCNHIYIIDVSQSMEHDHPFALEFLKRDCLNITNFFKKKIGNVGKEEKRGDGGNVDGSGDSGNVDVDDDNNNNGTHQLCNEYDCKNLNEDYISRIQKSYIYKNTAKMNCNNNVLPSRDALHHGSNNNTPIASLVNEKFYSKVHILPLKKLFDYIVSSNLPEDISHFIEKDKKKIFVNPLEIMYLQIYGLIKNTTCIPKLDFKKIRTNRIYFEKLKRATCYYVTKIAVEKNNELHFKKYCSHKDEIEEQVFLRSWIPAYLNEITDLRAIEKDLKLLKKGKSVVSQFVSNNGNDNMDTSHKKTNNTHSEFIERCDRNELNKCVVATHFDNEIRREHLNNKGTIYLAQRGEATGSCKIKHIQREDSAHKESCEEDVYDGCDQHDEHDGNDEHRENGEDKENRKNYKEETMLSLLNGKKLSKPFENLTSLNDLSHVRESDLSDVHKSDLSDVHKSDLLDVHESDLLDVHESYLSDVHKLDQSDEHKSDQSNNENCCLQSEHEEIKFKGIIPEGVTRKEWSKLVKIQNRERRKHKIPKYQKKKKKKKVHSKNK, encoded by the coding sequence ATGCtcaaacgaaaaaaaaaggaaacagATTATTCTTATGGAAAGTTCGAAAATTATGGTTACTCAAAAAAGATAAGCAACGAAGTAAAAGTTTCACTTAAGGAAGGAGAAAAACTTAGCAGTAAATTTAGGAACAGAGGTTTAACAAGAGACAAAAGAGCTACAGTAAATTCAGTGCTTGATAATAGAACgttacttattttaaaaaagttaaaagataatttattaaatgaaatatatggaGTTGTTAGTTCTGGAAAAGAGGCCTATGTTTTTAATTCactcaaaattttaaataatgaagaacTGCATTATGTGGAAGAAATATTGTTAACGTATATGGAAAAAAGGTACAATCGCAGGGGGGATAGTGCCCCCAGTGGGAGAGGGGATGAATGGGAAGAAAGGGAAGAAATAGAAGAACTTGAAGAAACGgatgaaaatgaagaaattgaaaaagtggaagaaaatgaagaaatggaagaaatggaagaaatggaagaaatggaagaaatggaagaaatggaagaaaatgaagaaatggaagaaatggaagaaatggaagaaatggaagaaatggaagaaaatgaagaaattgaaaaagtggaagaaaatgaagaaatggaagatatggaagaaatggaaaaaagagaagaataTGAGTTGTACGAAGGAAGTGAACAATGCGACTACAGCGCACTTCCCAACGGAAACGAATCCCCAGGAAGTTGTGAGGCAGAAGGATACGTTAACCTCGGACAAGAGAACTATTCGCCCAGAAGACAAATTTCACATAGCCATTCCGAAAAAAGGGAAGATATGAAAATGGAGGACGTAGTTATGCTAAGGGAGTCAGAGGAAACTTTTGATATAATAGATATTTTAggaaaaataagtaaaatgaaatataaaaatgacaaTTATATTTCTACCATatttaaagagaaaaaaaaaaaaaaaaaacaagtggTCATATCTTTTGCCACGAAAGTGTATAATACGTCTATcctaatttttaaaaagagatCACAATATATGGAAGGAGAATTTCGATTTAGAAATGCCTATACCAAAAATAGAAACCCCagaaaaatggtaaaacAATGGTCAGAAAAAGAATTTCGAAATTTAAGACGAATATTAATACACGGATTAAGATGCCCATATCCGTtagttttaaaaagtaatgtTATTGTAATGAGTATGTTAGGTACTTTAGATAGGGCGTGTCCAAAAATGAAAGATTTAAATTTGAGTGtaataaaatggaaagaaTTATATGTTGAATGTATTTGCATTTTACGATTACTATTTTGTAATTGTAAACTTGTGCATGCAGATTTTTCCgaatataatttactttatttttgtaatcatatttatattattgatGTCTCCCAATCAATGGAACATGATCATCCATTCGCCTTAgagtttttaaaaagagaTTGCTTGAACATTacaaacttttttaaaaaaaagatcgGAAATGTTGGAAAGGAGGAGAAAAGAGGTGATGGTGGCAATGTTGATGGTAGTGGTGATAGCGGTAATGTTGATGttgatgatgataataataataatggcaCGCACCAATTATGTAACGAATACGACTGTAAGAATCTCAATGAAGATTACATTTCAAGGATCCAAAAAAgctatatatacaaaaatacgGCAAAAATGAACTGTAATAACAATGTACTGCCATCTCGTGACGCACTACATCatggtagtaataataatacccCCATTGCTAGCTTAGTAAATGAAAAGTTCTATAGTAAAGTGCATATTTTAcctttgaaaaaattatttgattaTATTGTAAGTTCCAACTTACCTGAAGATATATCACATTTTAttgaaaaggataaaaagaaaatatttgtaaatccTTTGGAAATAATGTACCTTCAAATTTATggcttaataaaaaatactacTTGTATACCTAAATTGGACTTTAAAAAGATACGAACAAATcgaatttattttgaaaaattaaaaagagcTACATGTTATTATGTAACAAAAATTGctgtagaaaaaaataatgagttacattttaaaaagtattgtTCTCACAAAGATGAAATAGAAGAACAAGTGTTCTTACGTTCATGGATCCCGGCATATTTGAATGAAATTACAGATCTCAGAGCTATTGAAAAAGACTTGAAActtttgaaaaaaggaaaatcaGTGGTTAGTCAGTTTGTCTCAAATAATGGAAACGATAATATGGATACGAgtcataaaaaaacaaataacaCCCATAGTGAATTCATAGAACGGTGTGATCGGAACGAACTCAATAAATGTGTTGTTGCCACACATTTTGATAATGAAATTCGTAGAGAGCACCTCAATAATAAAGGCACCATATATCTTGCGCAAAGAGGAGAAGCCACAGGAAGTTGTAAAATCAAGCACATACAGAGAGAAGATTCTGCACATAAAGAGAGCTGTGAAGAGGATGTATATGATGGGTGTGATCAGCATGATGAGCACGATGGGAACGATGAACACAGGGAAAATGGAGAAGATAAAGAGAATCGTAAGAACTATAAGGAAGAAACAATGCTGTCATTATTGAACGGCAAAAAATTGTCAAAACCGTTTGAAAATTTGACTTCTTTAAACGACTTATCGCATGTGCGTGAATCAGATCTGTCGGATGTGCATAAATCAGATCTGTCGGATGTGCATAAATCAGATCTGTTGGATGTGCATGAATCAGATCTGTTGGATGTGCATGAATCATATCTGTCGGATGTACACAAATTAGACCAGTCGGATGAGCATAAATCAGACCAATCGAACAATGAGAACTGTTGTTTGCAAAGTGAACATGAAGAAATCAAATTCAAAGGAATAATTCCTGAAGGCGTTACAAGAAAAGAATGGAGCAAGCTAGTGAAAATACAAAATCGAGAAAGAAGGAAACATAAAATTCCCAAGtatcagaaaaaaaagaaaaaaaagaaggtccactcgaaaaataaataa